A single Fusobacterium hominis DNA region contains:
- a CDS encoding THUMP domain-containing class I SAM-dependent RNA methyltransferase, whose translation MSEKITLIASTTMGVESIVRDECKALGFENIQTFNGRVEFDGTPRDIAKANIHLRCADRVFLKVGEFRATSFEQLFNNVKKLDWGNIIPENGEFPVSWVSSVKCKLYSKSDIQSITKKAIVEKLKEKYKKDYFYEDGAKYAIKIQGNKDTFIIMIDTSGDPLHKRGYRAIKNEAPIKETMAAALVLLSGWARRGIPMMDPMCGTGTLLIEAAMIARNIAPGSNRNFASEKWDFIPEQDWLDVRDDAFSMEDYDREVKIYGSDIDPDTIEIAKTNIEKAGVEDDVILDCKNFLDMEVENEFGALITNPPYGDRLLDEESVERLYRLLGDVCRMRIPKWSYYIITSNKNFEKCFGKKATKNRKLYNGGIECYYYQYYGVKNGNKR comes from the coding sequence ATGTCAGAAAAAATAACATTGATTGCTTCTACAACAATGGGAGTAGAAAGCATAGTAAGAGATGAGTGTAAAGCTCTAGGCTTTGAAAATATCCAAACTTTTAATGGAAGAGTTGAGTTTGATGGAACGCCAAGAGATATTGCAAAAGCTAATATACATTTAAGATGTGCAGATAGAGTATTTTTAAAAGTAGGAGAATTTAGAGCAACTAGTTTTGAACAACTTTTTAACAATGTAAAAAAATTGGATTGGGGAAATATAATTCCTGAAAATGGAGAATTTCCTGTAAGCTGGGTAAGTTCAGTTAAATGTAAACTATATTCTAAATCAGATATTCAAAGTATAACTAAAAAAGCTATTGTAGAAAAATTAAAAGAAAAATATAAAAAAGATTATTTCTATGAAGATGGAGCTAAATACGCAATTAAAATTCAAGGAAATAAAGATACATTTATAATTATGATAGATACAAGTGGAGATCCACTTCATAAAAGAGGATACAGAGCAATAAAAAATGAAGCACCGATAAAAGAAACAATGGCAGCTGCTTTAGTGTTATTATCAGGTTGGGCTAGAAGAGGTATTCCGATGATGGATCCTATGTGTGGAACGGGTACTCTTTTAATAGAAGCAGCGATGATAGCTAGAAATATTGCTCCAGGAAGTAATAGAAATTTTGCATCAGAAAAATGGGATTTTATACCAGAACAAGATTGGTTAGATGTTAGAGATGATGCTTTTTCAATGGAAGATTATGATAGAGAAGTTAAAATTTATGGGTCAGATATAGATCCAGATACAATAGAAATAGCTAAAACTAATATTGAAAAAGCTGGTGTAGAAGATGATGTTATTTTAGACTGTAAAAATTTCTTAGATATGGAAGTAGAAAATGAATTTGGAGCTTTAATTACTAATCCACCATACGGAGATAGACTTTTAGATGAAGAATCTGTTGAAAGATTATATAGACTTTTAGGAGATGTATGCAGAATGAGAATTCCTAAATGGTCATATTATATAATTACTTCTAATAAGAATTTTGAAAAATGTTTTGGAAAGAAAGCTACTAAAAATAGAAAGCTATATAATGGTGGAATAGAATGTTATTATTATCAATATTATGGAGTGAAAAATGGAAATAAAAGATAA
- a CDS encoding peptidylprolyl isomerase codes for MTLNAKIKTDRGDINLKLFPEVAPMTITSFVTLAKKGFYNGLKFHRVIEDFMIQGGDPTGTGAGGPGYQFRDEFKEGVVFDKKGLLAMANAGPNTNGSQFFITHVPTEWLNYKHTIFGEVVSEEDQKVVDSIKQGDKIESIEITGDVDKFLAEQGDLVKNINEILEKTMPELNK; via the coding sequence ATAACACTAAATGCAAAAATAAAAACAGATAGAGGAGATATAAATTTAAAATTATTTCCAGAAGTAGCACCTATGACAATAACAAGTTTTGTAACTTTAGCAAAAAAAGGGTTCTATAATGGTCTTAAATTTCATAGAGTTATAGAGGACTTTATGATTCAAGGAGGAGATCCGACTGGAACAGGTGCAGGAGGACCAGGATATCAATTCCGTGACGAATTTAAAGAAGGAGTTGTATTTGATAAAAAAGGATTATTAGCAATGGCTAATGCAGGACCTAATACAAATGGATCACAATTTTTTATAACTCATGTACCTACTGAATGGTTAAACTACAAACATACAATATTTGGAGAAGTTGTATCTGAGGAAGATCAAAAAGTTGTAGATAGCATTAAACAAGGGGATAAAATTGAAAGTATTGAAATTACTGGAGATGTAGACAAATTCCTTGCTGAACAAGGAGATTTAGTTAAGAATATAAATGAAATATTAGAAAAAACAATGCCTGAATTAAATAAATAA